Proteins found in one Lepisosteus oculatus isolate fLepOcu1 chromosome 22, fLepOcu1.hap2, whole genome shotgun sequence genomic segment:
- the LOC102696995 gene encoding small nuclear ribonucleoprotein Sm D3 has protein sequence MSIGVPIKVLHEAEGHIVTCETNTGEVYRGKLIEAEDNMNCQMSNITVTYRDGRVAQLEQVYIRGSKIRFLILPDMLKNAPMLKSMKNKNQGSGAGRGKAAILKAQVAARGRGRGGMGRGNIFQKRR, from the exons ATGTCCATCGGAGTGCCTATCAAAGTTCTGCATGAGGCCGAGGGTCACATCGTCACCTGTGAAACCAACACGGGCGAAGTGTACAGAGGAAAGCTTATAGAAGCAGAGGACAATATGAACTGCCAG ATGTCTAATATCACTGTGACATACAGAGATGGACGTGTGGCGCAGTTGGAACAGGTCTATATCCGGGGCAGCAAGATAAGATTTCTAATCCTGCCGGACATGTTGAAAAACGCCCCCATGTTGAAGAGTATGAAGAACAAAAACCAGGGCTCTGGAGCTGGAAGAGGGAAGGCTGCCATTCTCAAAGCTCAAG tggCTGCGAGAGGAAGAGGCCGCGGGGGAATGGGAAGAGGAAATATTTTCCAGAAGAGACGATAA